From a region of the Oncorhynchus mykiss isolate Arlee chromosome 32, USDA_OmykA_1.1, whole genome shotgun sequence genome:
- the pef1 gene encoding peflin yields MSFHYGQGYPGGQAGGANFPRQHPPPGAPYGGSAPPGGPSPHGSPYGGSAPPGQYGGSGPSGYAPYGGATAPPGSQNAGGAAPGGPYGGYGAPGQGRQAGGAPGAPYGGGQTPGGPYVGGYGGQPQGGPYGQQSSAGNIPPGVNPEAYQWFQTVDTDHSGSITLKELKQALVNSNWSAFNDETCLMMINMFDKTKSGRIDLFGFSALWVFMQQWRQLFQQYDRDRSGCISGTELHQALSQMGYNLSPQFTETIAAKYAVSSGRPGSLQLDSFIQVCTQLQSMTQAFREKDSAMTGNIRMSYEDFLSTTVNRLM; encoded by the exons ATGAGTTTCCACTACGGCCAG GGTTATCCAGGAGGACAAGCTGGAGGGGCTAACTTCCCCCGTCAACACCCACCCCCTGGTGCTCCGTATGGGGGTAGTGCTCCACCTGGTGGCCCCTCTCCCCACGGATCTCCATACGGGGGTAGTGCTCCACCAGGACAGTATGGAGGCTCTGGCCCATCGGGCTACGCCCCGTACGGGGGAGCGACCGCCCCTCCAGGGAGTCAAAATGCTGGAGGGGCTGCACCAGGAGGGCCCTACGGGGGCTATGGGGCCCCAGGACAGGGGAGGCAGGCTGGGGGAGCACCAGGGGCCCCATACGGAGGGGGGCAGACCCCTGGAGGGCCCTATGTTGGGGGGTATGGAGGACAGCCACAGGGAGGGCCCTATGGACAGCAGTCTTCAGCAG gTAACATACCACCAGGGGTGAACCCAGAAGCATACCAGTGGTTCCAGACAGTGGACACCGATCATAGCGGCTCCATCACTCTAAAGGAACTGAAACAGGCTCTGGTCAACTCCAACTGGTCAGCCTTTAACGACGAGACCTGCCTTATGATGATCA ACATGTTTGACAAGACCAAGTCTGGCCGTATCGACCTGTTTGGGTTCTCAGCCCTGTGGGTCTTCATGCAACAGTGGAGACAGCTGTTCCAACAGTACGACCGCGACCGCTCCGGCTGCATCAGTGGCACTGAGCTACACCAAG ccctgtCCCAGATGGGATATAACCTGAGTCCCCAGTTCACTGAGACGATAGCGGCTAAGTACGCTGTGAGCTCTGGGCGTCCTGGTTCCCTGCAGCTAGACTCGTTCATCCAGGTGTGTACACAGCTACAGAGCATGACGCAGGCCTTCAGGGAGAAGGACTCCGCCATGACAGGAAACATACGCATGAGCTACGAAGACTTCCTCTCCACCACCGTCAACAGGCTCATGTGA
- the smim12 gene encoding small integral membrane protein 12, with amino-acid sequence MWPVLWMSMRTYAPYITFPVAFVVGAVGYHLEWFIRGDTTLKPGEEKSIVELREDRKLEEGAGRDSTQVLSLKEKLEFTPRAALDRNRPEKS; translated from the coding sequence ATGTGGCCAGTGTTATGGATGTCCATGCGTACCTACGCCCCCTACATAACCTTCCCGGTGGCCTTCGTGGTGGGGGCGGTGGGGTACCACCTGGAGTGGTTCATCAGGGGGGACACCACCCTTAAACCTGGGGAGGAGAAGAGCATCGTGGAGCTGAGGGAGGATAGGAAGCTGGAGGAGGGGGCAGGACGGGACAGCACCCAGGTCCTCAGTCTCAAAGAGAAGCTGGAGTTTACCCCCAGGGCAGCGTTGGACCGCAACCGACCCGAGAAGAGCTAA